TATCCCTAAAAGTATTGTATTAACCATCATAAGGTTATATAATGTAAAAGTAGAAATCGGTGATGATAGGAAGAGTAAATATAATTGGATTTAGGCATAGGAGAATGAATAAGTAGTAAATTGTTTCTAGTTATTTATAAATTCCATGTAAGAGAGTTGGGAGTGCTGAGAACCCAATATGAAGATTATATTGAAGAACATCCTTGAACAGTTAACTGAAAACTTTAAAGTTAGTAGGCTTAAACGGGTGTCTACCGTTAAAAAGACAGGGTATCGGCTGATTGAAGGTTTTGTCTGTACCTGTGAGAGTGAACATTTTATATGTTAAATAGGATGGTACCGCGAAGTTTTAATCCGTTCCTATATCGAAAGATATGGAATCGGGTTTTTTTGTATTTATAAGATTATGTTACAAAAATGAGTAATTATAAGCATAGTTTTTAGATAGCTTACAGAGATTATACATAGGAGGGTTATTTTAAATGAAAGATATTTATGTAAAAGATGTGGCAGCTTTAGAAGATGGTACAGAGGTAGAATTAAAGGGTTGGGTACATAAGATATATGATCTTGGAAAGATAAGTTTTGTAAAGCTTAGAGACAAGACAGGAATAATACAGATTGTCATAGATGAAAGTCTTAATGTTAAGTTAAGACTGGAAATGTGCATAGCAGTAAAGGGTAAAAAAGTAAAGAATGAAAAAGCACCTGAAGGAATAGAAGTTCAGGTAGATGAATTAAAGGTATTAGGTAAGACTTATTATGATAAACTTCCCTTTGCAATAAATGCGGGAAAAATTAAAGCAGCTTTAGAAACACAGCTTGATCATAGAACTATAAGTTTAAGAGCTCCAAAGATAACTGCTGTATTTAAAGTACAGGAAAAGATAGCAGATGCCTTTAAGGATTATTTAAAGGGACAAAACTTCACAGAAGTATATACACCAAAGATAATTGCATCTGGAACAGAAGGTGGAAGTGAATTATTTACAGTGAATTATTTTGATCACAGAGCTTTTCTTGCACAAAGTCCACAATTCTATAAACAGATGATGGTTGGTTCAGGTTTTGAAAGAATATTTGAAATAGGTCACGCTTATAGAGCTGAACTTCATAATACTTACAGACATTTAAATGAGTATGTAAGCTTAGACCTTGAAATGGGTTTTATAGAAGATGAATTTGAAATAATGGATCTAGAAGAAGGTTTTATGAATTATCTGTTCAAATATATTAAAAAAGAATGTTCAGCAGAATTAAAGCTTTATAATATTGAACTTCCAGAGGAAGTTAAGATTCCTAGAATAACATTGTTCGATGCACAGGAAATTCTACTTAAAGAATATGGAAAAAGATCTCCAAAGGGCAATATTGATAATGAAGGAGAAAAATTATTCGCAGAATACGTGAAGAAGGAATACGGCAGTGATTTTGTGTTCTTAACAAAATATCCAGCTGCAAAGAGGCCAATGTACACAATGCCGGATGACGAAATAGAAGGCGCTACAAGAAGTTTTGACCTTATATATAAAGGACTTGAAATTACTACAGGCGGACAGAGAATCCATGACTATGAAGAATTAGTTGCAAATATTGCAAAAATGGGCTTCAAAACAGAAGAATTTGAATTCTATACAGATAATTTTAGATATGGAATGCCTCCTCACGGTGGTCTTGCTATAGGTCTTGAGAGACTTACTATGAAAATACTAGGCTTAGACAATATAAGAGAAGCAGCATTGCTTCCAAGAGATATGAAGAGAATAACACCTTAAGAAAAGTATAAAGTTTAAAGAACAAATATCAAATTTGGAAAAAACGAAACAAACTATTAAGTTAGTTCAAGTACTATTCACAGTGTGAATGCTATCATTTTTAATCGAGGTTAAGTCAAGATTAGGGCTTTCACTTTGACATCTGGTGGCAATCTTTAGTTTTTTCATCCAGCGTTAGCAAGATGAAAAGCTATCACCCGTTAATGAACAAAATATACATTTATAAAGGGAGTGAATTTAATTGGAACATGTAAGTGTTGAAGAAGTTAAGCACATTGCTAAGCTGTCAAAATTGAGTTTTACAGAAGAGGAAACTTTAAAGATAGCTAAGGAATTTGAAGCTATACTTACTCATTTTAAAACTATAGATAATTTGGATTTAGAGGATGTAAATCTAAATGAATATGATGAAGTTAATACAGAATTCAGAAAAGATATTCCACAGATTTTTGAAGATAAGAAAAAACTTATGCAGAATGTAAAGAATCTTAGAGATGGTGGAATTCAGGTTCCTAAGATAATAGAGTAGTAGTTTAGTAGAAATAGCAAGATTGGGAGGGAAAACTTTGGAAATAGAAAAGATGTCCGTGGAACAATTAAGAGACGGTATAAGAGAAAAAGTTTTTACATCAGAAGAAGTAGTTAAATTCTATTTTGATAGAATAAAAAAAATAGATGGAGATGTAAATTCATATTTGACACTTTGCGAAGAAGATGCTATTAAAGAAGCTAAGAGCATAGATGAAAGGATAGCAAAGGGTGAAAAAGTAGGTAAACTTGCAGGAGTTCCTATTGCAATAAAGGATAATATATGTACGGATGGGATAAAGACAACTTGTGCTTCAAAGATGCTGGAGGATTTTATACCACCTTATGATGCAACGGTTATAAATAAGTTAAGAGAAGAGGATGCAGTAATAATAGGAAAAACTAATATGGATGAATTTGCTATGGGTTCTTCTACAGAAAATTCTGCATTTAAGACTACTAAAAATCCCTATGATTTAGAGAGAGTACCAGGAGGATCCTCCGGTGGTTCAGCCGCTGCAGTAGGAGCAGAGCTTGCACCAGTTTCTCTAGGCTCTGATACTGGCGGATCTATAAGACAGCCGGCAGCCTTTTGCGGAGTGGTAGGATTAAAACCTACTTATGGTCTTGTATCAAGATTTGGTCTTATAGCTTTTGGATCTTCGCTGGATCAGATAGGACCTTTTTCAAAGAATATCAGGGATTGTGCCCTTACTCTTGAAGTTATAGCGGGAACAGATTCACTAGACAATACAAGTTCTAAGAAAATTCAGGATACGGATTATTTAAATGGAATTGAAGATGGAGTAAAAGGATTAAAGGTAGGAGTACCAAAAGAATTCTTAGGTGAAGGTTTAGATGAACAGATAAAAGAATCTGTAGTAAATTCTATTGAAAAGCTTAAAGCACTAGGTGCTGAAGTAGAGGAAATATCATTGCCTATTACAAAGGAAGGTCTTTCAGCTTACTACATAATATCTTCAGCAGAAGCCAGTTCAAATCTATCCAGATTTGACGGTATTAGATATGGTCATAGAGCAGAGGACTATGAAGATGTATATGATTTAATGGAGAAGAGCAGAAATGAAGGTTTTGGGGAAGAAGTTAAGAGAAGAATAATGCTTGGAAATTATGCACTATCTTCAGGATATTATGATGCTTACTATAAAAGAGCCTTGAAGCTTAAGAAAAAGGTTAAAGAGCAGTTTGAAGAAGTATTTTCTAAATATGATATTATAGTGAGTCCTGTATCACCGGTACTTCCTTTTAAATGCGGCGAAAAGAAGGATAATCCTCTAGAGATGTATCTTGCAGATATATACACTGTAAATATAAATCTTGCAGGTATACCGGGAATTTCTATGCCTTGTGGACAGAGCAGGGAAGGTCTTCCTATAGGAGTACAGCTTCTTGGACCTCACTTTGGTGAAAAGAAGATATTTAAAGCTGCCTTTGCTCTTGAAGAAGCTTTAAAAAATGATGGATTTCAGCTTGTAAATAAAAGATAAAAATTCAGATAATAAAGTTCAAATTACGAATAATAGTTAAGGAATAATGAGTTAGAAATGGAAAGGGGGCAGGCAGCTTTGCTGCTGCATTATTATGAGTTATGAAACTATAATAGGATTAGAAATACATGCAGAGCTTAACACTAAAACTAAGATATTCTGTAATTGTTCCACTAAGTTTGGTGCAAAGCCTAATGAAAATACATGTCCTGTATGCATGGGACTTCCAGGAACATTACCTGTTCTAAATGAAGAAGTAGTTAAACTAGCTGTAAAGGCTGGAACAGCATTAAATTGTAAAATAAATAAATTAAATAAAATGGATAGAAAGAATTATTTTTATCCAGATCTCCCTAAGGCATATCAGATATCTCAGCTTGATATACCTATATGCGGACCTGGTCACGTAGACATTGAAACTGAAAAGGGAGAAAGAACTGTAAGGTTAAACAGAATACACATAGAAGAGGATGCAGGAAAACTTGTGCATTTAGAGTATGAACCATACTCACTTATAGATTACAATCGTGTGGGAGTTCCTCTTATAGAAATAGTTACAGAGCCAGATATGCGTTCACCAGAGGAGGCAGTAACATTCCTTAGAACGCTAAAGGCTATTCTTGAGTATGGTGGTATTTCCGATTGTAGAATGGAACAGGGTTCTCTAAGATGTGATGCCAACATATCCCTTAGAGAGGTTGGTAGAGAAGAGTATAATACTAAAGTAGAAATAAAGAACATAAACTCCTTCAGAGAGCTTCAAAAAGCACTGGAAAAAGAAGAAAAACGTCAAAAAGAGCTTTATGACTTTGGAGAAGCTTTCAGAATAGTTCAGGAAACAAGAAGATGGGATGCTGGAAAGGGAAAAACTGTAACTATGAGAAGCAAGGAAGATGCTAATGATTACAGATATTTTCCAGAACCAGATATAATACCTATAGTAATTAAAGATGAGATAATTGAAAAAGTTAAAGAAGATATGCCGGAGCTTCCAGAAGAAAGAAGAGAGAGATTCATCAAGCAATATGGACTTTCGGAAAAAGAAGTAAATATTCTAGTTTCTGATAAACATTTCGCAGAATATTATGAGGATGTTGTTAAACTAGGTGCCGACGCAAAAAGCGTATCAAACTGGATGCTTTCAGATATGCTCAGACTTATAAAGGAACAGGAAATTGAATTTAAAGATATTCCTGTAAAAAAAGAGGATATGGCATTCCTTTTAAAGATGGTTGCAGATAAGAAGCTAAGTGTAACCTCTGCAAAGAGCGTCTTTGAGGATATGTTTAAAACAGGAAAACATCCTGAAGACATTGTAAAGGAAAAGGGATTATCACAGATAAGCGACAGTAATGCTATTTTAGAAATAGCTATAGCAGTACTGCAGGCAAATCCACAGTCAGTAAGTGACTATAAGGCTGGAAAAACTCAAGCTGTAGGATATTTGGTAGGTCAAGTTATGAAGCAGAGTAAGGGTAAAGCAAATCCTAAGATGGCTAGGGATATATTGGAAGAAAAGATAAAGGAAATGTAGTATAAGTTGCTTTAAATAATGTGTTTAGTTAGATTTTTCAAGTTAAGAGATAGAGGTAAGGCCTTATTTGGTGAGTCTTTACCTCTGTTTTATTATATTAACACCATTATAATTGTATTGATTTGACATGTATTTTTAATTCAAATATATAGATTGTTATATTTATAATAAAAATAATTGTTGACAATTAGAAATCTAACTATTATACTTTGATATAGTTAGATTTCTAATTTATTATGTATAGGAGGTAGTATGATGAATAAGTCTAATTTTTCCTTTGAAAGTCCTTATTCAGACTTAATAAGAAGTATTTCCATAAAAATAAAATTAAAGGCTGATGAAAGGATAAATGAATTAGGATTAAATTCCCAACAGGGGCGCATGATAGGATATATATATGAACATCAGGATGAGGGAATAATTCAAAAGGATCTTGCAGATGCCTTTCAGCGTAGAGGAGCAAGTATTACCAGTATGCTTCAAGGATTAGAGAAAAAAGGATATATTGAACGAAGGATTCCTAAGAACAATGAAAGGCAGAAAAATATCTATGTATTGCCAAAAGGTGCAGCGTTGGTAGAAGAATTTTACAAGATATTTACTGAGGTTGAAAAAAGTATTGTTGTAGATTTAAACAAAGAAGAACAGGGTCATCTACTATCTCTGTTAGTGAAAGTGAATAAAAATTTATAAATTTTTATTCACTGGATTATACTTAATTATACCTATATAGTTAGAAGCTTAACAGTATGAAATCTAACAATAAGAGTCGTGAAGGGGAGAGGGATATGGAACAAACAGCTACAAATGAACACTATTTAAAAAGTGCTCCAATTACAAAATCAATTATTCATCTATCAATTCCAATGATGATTGGAATGTCTGTGGAAACAGTATACAATGTTATTAATGTGTTTTTTATTGGATTATTACACAATACAGAAATGTTAACTGCTGTTACATTAGGTTTGCCAATTTTTACTATATTAATGGCTTTTGGAAATATGTTTGGAGCAGGAGGTGGAACTTTTATAACACGTCTTGTAGCACAAAAAGAAATAAAAAAAGCAAAAAAAGTAGCAGGGTATACCTTCTATATAAGTATTATAGTATCAATTTTAATTGCAATAATTGCTTCATTTACACTTACTTCTATTGTTAAGATTATGGGAGCAGATACTTTCAGTATTATTAGTTATACAAAAAAATATTCTTTAGCTATGTTTTTTGGTGGATTTTCAATTGTACTTAATTTTGCTCTTGAACAAATTGTTCGATCAGAAGGAGCTTCTAAGGAATCTATGTATGGAATGTTTGTAAGTACGGCTTTAAGCCTTGTTTTTGATCCTATATTTATACTAGTTTTGAAATTTAACGTGGTAGGAGTAGCATTAGCAATGATTCTGGCCAATATAGGTTCATCTATCTACTATTTATACTATCTACAGAGAAAAAGTGAACACTTGAGAGGATTTATGAAGCATTTTAGTATTTCTCTTAAGGATAAGATAGAAATATATAAAATAGGAGTTTCAGAATTGCTGTTGACAATTTTTCTTATTATTACAACTCTTCTTTTAAATAATTTTTCAATCAGATATGGAGACAATGTAGTGGCTGGCTTTGGTATAGCTTTAAGAATTGTGCAGGTACCAGAATTTCTTTCAATGGGTTTATCTCTTGGAATTATTCCTTTAATCGCATATAATTTTTCTAATAAAAACTTTAAAAGGTTAAAAGAAGGTATTAAGTTATCAGCTTTAGGGGTTACTCTATTGTCAGGTGTTTTTGTTTGTTTAGTCTATATTTTTAGAGATCCAGTAATTCATCTATTTTCTAATGATCCTTCCGTATTAAATGTTGGGAAACAAATTATGTTTGCTATGCTTATTTCCGCACTATTTAATGGATTTACTGCATTGTTTACAGGCGTTTTTCAAGCTTCAGGGCAGGGGATTCCTTCTACAATTATGTCTGTTACACAAGGTGTTTTATATATTCCGGTAATAATTATATTGCATAATTTATTTGGTTTTTATGGTGTTATCTGGTCTATGACTGTTACTGAGATTATTACTTGTATAATGGGAGTAATACTATATATTATTTTTAATTATAAGATGAAAAAATTGCAGTTTGACAATATGTCTAATAATTAAATTTTCATATAAATCTATTTATAAAATTAAATAGATATACAAGAAATTATTTCTATAAAAACATCAACAAATTTATAAAGTTATCTGTATATGTTATAATTTGATCAATAAAATAAACCTTTCAGGTAAAAGGAGAAATTATAATGGCAGAGATTAAATATGAAATTAAAGAGAATATCGGTGTTGTATCAGAATCACCTAAGTCGTGGAAAAAAGAATTAAATATAATAAGCTGGAATGGAAAAGAGCCCAAATATGATCTTAGAGATTGGTCTCCTGAGCATGAAAAAATGGGCAAAGGTATTACGTTGACTTTGGAAGAATTGAAAAAACTTAAAGACATACTGAATGGCATGAATATATAGACAAAATATATTACAAGAGCATACTCTCAAAATCCACAGAATTAATATTCAATATACTTATTTAAAGGAAAATATTAAGGTGTAAATATCATCTAAAAGGCGTAATATATACATATAGAATAAAATTAATATATGATATAGCAGAAACTGTTTTAGCGATTTAGTATTAGTATCAATTAAAACCAATTTAGTAATTATCCATATTATATTTATTAAAGGGATGTATTTTCATAGTTTGTTACAGATAAATATGAAAAATTTGTTCTTAGGCATATGAAAGTAAATAGGTTAGAATACTGATTAGTTATTTATTTGAATGTGCCTTAACTAAAACAATATAATCAGGAGGTTGCAGTCATGTATAGCAAGACCTTTGGTAATGTTTCCGTTAATGAAATGGTAAATTGCATAAAAGGCTTCATATTAAGTGACAAAAATTATAACTATAAAATCACTATCGGAACAGATTCGCAAAATAAAAATATAACTAAAGTAGTAGTTGTTGTTGCAATTCACAGAGTGGGAAGAGGGGGCATTTTCTTTTATGAAATAAAGTATGTCCCAAAGATAACAAATGTAAGACAGAAAATATATTACGAAACTGCACTAAGTCTAGAGTTAGCCTCCAAACTTTCTAAAAGCTTTAAAAGAGCACATATCAAAGAGGATATCGAAATTCACGTGGATATTGGTACTAATAAAAATGGAAAAACCTATGAATTAATTAAAGAAATTGCTGGATGGATTACAGGAGTGGGATATAAATATCAGATTAAGCCTTACTCTTATGCAGCTTCCTGTATAGCTGACAGAATAAGTAAATGATAAAAAATCTAAATACACTTAAAGAAAAAAATGTGTTGCTATAATTGTAAAAAGTCAATAGATAGGTCACGAAAAGTCATTTTTAGGTCGTGAAATGTACAAATTTTATGAAATTATTTTATATCAAAATCATAAGTTTTTTATATTCTAATTAATAAACATATGTGTTTATTAAAGAGGCTGTATCATAATATGCATGTATTGTGATACAGTCTTTAGATTTAAAATCAATTTTTGAAGAATTTATTGTATAATTTAAAATTCAACCGATAGTTGAGGTTAATCAATCAATAATTTAGTGAAATATTATTAAATATGTTTTATTATTTATATTAAGTTAGAGGTGAAATACGAGAGGTGTTTATATGAAATTATCTGATAAATTAAGAGAATTAAGAAAAATAAATAAAATGTCTCAACAGCAATTAGCTAGAAAACTTAATGTTACAAATCAAGCTGTTTTCAAGTGGGAGTTAGGGAAAAGTTATCCTGATATTTTGAATCTTGTAAAACTTTCGGATATTTATAATATTTCTTTAGATGATTTAATAAAGGAGGATGTAGATTTGCAAAAAAATTTATCTAATAAAAACAAGATTAATTATTTTTACATATTTTTATGCGGCATAGTTCTTGAATGTTTAAGTTCTATAATATCTTATTACTTAAAAGAAAATGTATTTACGAATTGGATTGTAAGAATAACTGCTTTAATTGGATTTATTTGTATTATTGTACTGCCATTAAAGATGCTTCCTAAAAAGATAAAGTATTTACTTGGTATAGAAAGATATTCAGATAAGCCTCACTAGGATTCATAAATATAATTTTCTATACTACTTGGTATATATTTTTGGCATACTACTATAATTTTTATAAAAATTCAATAGATAGACCATGAAAAGTCATTTTTAGGTCATGAAATGTATAAATTAAAAACACCCATTATTTAAGGGATATATTATACTGTAAATTTTATTTCTATGATGTATAGGTAAATAACAGATTTACATTAAATTATGCTAGCATTATTCACTCTATTCAGCAATATTGATAAATATCAACAGTCAGATTGCTATAAAAAAACGAAGATTTTGAAGCTAGATTGGTGTAAAAAGCATTTTTATACCAATAGGGTAAATTGCCAAATTGCCATAAAAATTTTACTACTGTATAATATGTGAGTACAAGATATTGTGTTCGGGAGGATTGAGATATGCTACATGTAGTAAAACGTGATGGTAGAGAGGTTGAGTTTAATTCTATAAAGATCAGCAATGCCATAGAGAGAGCGGCGGAAGAGATCGGATTTAGTATTAAAGTAAGTGAGGTTTTGGAGCTTACTCAGGATATTATAAAAAATCTTGAAGAGAAGAGTTTAGAGAGGGTTACCGTAGAAGAAATTCAAAATATGGTGCAGGACACTCTTTTACATAGAGGATATAATAAGATAGGAAATGCCTATTCTAATTATAGAAGAGAGCGTACAAAGGTTAGAGATATAAAATCTGATTTAATGAAGGCTATAGCACAGATAGGTGTAGAAACAGATCGTGATAATGCCAATGTGGGAAACAATTTTAGTTCAAAGCTGCTTAGAATAGCCAGTGAGTCAAATAAGTGGCATAACCTTGCAAAGATGCCAAAGAGGCTTGCAAAGGCTCACGAGAACGGAGATGTATACTATCATGATTTGGATAGTTACAATTTAACTGTAAACTGTTTGCATATACCTACAAAGGAAGTTTTGACTAAAGGATTTAATACGGGATATGGTAATATAAGGTCTCCAAAGAGAATAGAATCAGCAGCGGAACTTTCCTGTATTTTACTTCAATCCACTCAAAATGATATGTTTGGAGGGCAGTCTCATCCAGATTTTGATAATGATATGGGTGAGTTTGTAGAATTGACAAGGCAGGAAATCAAAAAGGAACTTATAGAATTTGGAATAGATGAAAATAAAATAGAAGATATATGTGAAAAGAAGGTTCTAAAATCTGTGGAACAAGCTATGCAGGGGATCGTTTACAATTTAAATACTATGCACAGCAGAGCGGGCTCACAAGTACCTTTTTCATCAATAAATCTGGGTATTCCAAATAATAAGGATGCGGCTTTAGTATGCGAAGTGTTTTTAAAAGAGTATAAAAAAGGTCTTGGAAGAGGCGAGCAGCCCATTTTTCCAAATATAATATTTAGGGTTAAGGCTGGAGTTAATAGGGAACCAGGAGACCCATATTATTATCTATATAAACTGGCTTGTGATGTGGCAGCTAAGAGAATGAATCCAACTTTTATGAATATTGATGCTACTTTTAACAAAAAATATTATGATATGGGGGTTGTACCTGCAACTATGGGTTGTAGAACCTATGTATGCTCCAATATAAATGGAGAACCAGGAACAAAGGGTAGAGGAAATATAGCACCAACAACTATAAACTTACCTAGGATAGGTATAATAGCTAAAGGAAATATAGATAAATTTTTCTCTGCACTGGATATTAGACTAGAACTTGCAAAAGACAGCCTTATTGAGAGATATAATGTACTTAAGCATTTAAGAACAAAGGATCTGCCTTTTGTTGTGGGGCAGGGATTAATGAAGGGATCAGAAAATTTATCTCCAGAGGATTCCATTGAACCTGTACTTAAGCAGGGTACTTGGGGAATTGGTTTTATAGGTCTTGCAGAAACTTTAATAGCTTTAACTGGTAAACATCATGGTGAAGATGAAAAATCAAGAGAACTTGGTGTGAAAATTATAAAGTACATAAGAGATTATACAGACAAATTGACCAAGGAAACAAAGCTTAACTGGAGCTGTTATGCTACTCCAGCAGAGGGATTGAGTGGTAAATTTATACCAAAGGATAGAAAAGTATTTGGTGTGATACCGAGAGTTACAGATAAAGATTATTATACAAACAGTTATCACATTCCTGTAGGTTATAATATATCCATAAAAGATAAAATAGATATAGAAGCTCCTTATCATGAATTGTGCAATGGAGGACATATAAGTTATATAGAGCTTGATAATTACCCAGATGGGGATACTATTAAGGATATAATAGATTATGCCTATAAAAACACAAATATAAGTTATATGGGAATTAATTTTCACATAAGATATTGTAAGAAATGTGGGACTTATCTCTACAATGGAGAGCAGCAGTGCACAGCATGTGGGAGTCATGATATACAGGGAGTATCAAGAGTTACCGGTTATCTAAGTCTTGATGAAAGATTCGGAAAAGGTAAATACGAGGAAAGAGCAGATAGAGTTTCTCAAGAAAATGGAAGCTACGTTTATAATATTTAGAGTTTATTTTATAGGATTTGTTAAATAAATAACTTTATATGCAATAATTTTTGAAGCTGAATAAGGCATCTTCAAAAAATAACTAAGTCAGTATGCTAGCCTATTTTAAATCCTACTGCGTCAACAGAACCCTCTGATAGTCCAACTATCATCAGAACCTGTTTCCTTGTTGGATTCAAAATATTCGTCGCACCTTTGACTTGTTATTTATTTTCAGATGCCTAAAAACAAACTCAGTTATAGTATATGTTCTAATTAAGTAAGATTAATTGATATATGTAGAAGGTGAGAGTTTTATGGAGGATAGAAAAATTAGGTTGGCAGGAATGATTTATGAGAGCCTCAGTAATGGCCCAGGACTTAGAAGAGTTCTTTTTTCACAGGGATGCAGACATAAATGCAAAAATTGTTTTAACCCTCATACTCATTCCTTTACTGGAGGAGAGCTTATGGATATGGATGAAATTATAGTAGATATAGTAAGTAATCCTATGATTAAAGGTGTAACCTTTAGCGGAGGAGATCCCCTAGAACAAGCAGAAAAGTTTTCCTATATTGCTAAGAAGGTAAGAGAAAAGGGAAAGAGTGTTTGGATATACACTGGATATACTTTTGAAGAAATATTAAGTAAAATTAGTGAAAACAAAGGCTGGGAGAAACTTCTCAATTATACAGATGTACTTGTAGATGGTAAATTTGATACAAATAAAAAAGATGAAAAACTAAAATTTCGAGGATCTGCAAATCAAAGAATTATCGATATAAGGAAAAGTTTAAATACAAAGGAAATCTATACTATTAATTGCTGATATAGAATTAAGGATATTCTGTGTTATAATTATTAGTAGGATTATAAGGTATATGGATTATATAAAATTAAATCCATGTACCTTATTTTTATAGTTAAAGTTTACTTATATAGTAAGTATTTTAACTTCATTAAGTCCCTGGAGCTTTTTATGAAAATGTATTGTACTACTGTTAATTCTTTCACCGCTTTTCATAGCTCTGATAAAATTTTCTACACCATCCAGAGGAAGAGTTAATATTGAGGTTTTATAATGCATAGGTATAATTATACTGCTATTGATTTTATGGCAAAGTTTTTCAGCTTCCTTACCATCAATGGTAAAGTTGCCCCCTACTGGTATCAGTAATATATCTATAGGTCCAAGGGCAGTAATTTCATCGTCATTTAAAATATAACCAATATCCCCAAGGTGGCATAGTCTATAGCTGTCTACTTCAAATGTAAATATGGTATTTTTACCTCTTACTGCCCCTTGCTGTTTGTCGT
This genomic window from Clostridium pasteurianum DSM 525 = ATCC 6013 contains:
- a CDS encoding ribonuclease H-like YkuK family protein encodes the protein MYSKTFGNVSVNEMVNCIKGFILSDKNYNYKITIGTDSQNKNITKVVVVVAIHRVGRGGIFFYEIKYVPKITNVRQKIYYETALSLELASKLSKSFKRAHIKEDIEIHVDIGTNKNGKTYELIKEIAGWITGVGYKYQIKPYSYAASCIADRISK
- the nrdG gene encoding anaerobic ribonucleoside-triphosphate reductase activating protein, producing the protein MEDRKIRLAGMIYESLSNGPGLRRVLFSQGCRHKCKNCFNPHTHSFTGGELMDMDEIIVDIVSNPMIKGVTFSGGDPLEQAEKFSYIAKKVREKGKSVWIYTGYTFEEILSKISENKGWEKLLNYTDVLVDGKFDTNKKDEKLKFRGSANQRIIDIRKSLNTKEIYTINC
- a CDS encoding helix-turn-helix domain-containing protein; the protein is MKLSDKLRELRKINKMSQQQLARKLNVTNQAVFKWELGKSYPDILNLVKLSDIYNISLDDLIKEDVDLQKNLSNKNKINYFYIFLCGIVLECLSSIISYYLKENVFTNWIVRITALIGFICIIVLPLKMLPKKIKYLLGIERYSDKPH
- the nrdD gene encoding anaerobic ribonucleoside-triphosphate reductase, with the protein product MLHVVKRDGREVEFNSIKISNAIERAAEEIGFSIKVSEVLELTQDIIKNLEEKSLERVTVEEIQNMVQDTLLHRGYNKIGNAYSNYRRERTKVRDIKSDLMKAIAQIGVETDRDNANVGNNFSSKLLRIASESNKWHNLAKMPKRLAKAHENGDVYYHDLDSYNLTVNCLHIPTKEVLTKGFNTGYGNIRSPKRIESAAELSCILLQSTQNDMFGGQSHPDFDNDMGEFVELTRQEIKKELIEFGIDENKIEDICEKKVLKSVEQAMQGIVYNLNTMHSRAGSQVPFSSINLGIPNNKDAALVCEVFLKEYKKGLGRGEQPIFPNIIFRVKAGVNREPGDPYYYLYKLACDVAAKRMNPTFMNIDATFNKKYYDMGVVPATMGCRTYVCSNINGEPGTKGRGNIAPTTINLPRIGIIAKGNIDKFFSALDIRLELAKDSLIERYNVLKHLRTKDLPFVVGQGLMKGSENLSPEDSIEPVLKQGTWGIGFIGLAETLIALTGKHHGEDEKSRELGVKIIKYIRDYTDKLTKETKLNWSCYATPAEGLSGKFIPKDRKVFGVIPRVTDKDYYTNSYHIPVGYNISIKDKIDIEAPYHELCNGGHISYIELDNYPDGDTIKDIIDYAYKNTNISYMGINFHIRYCKKCGTYLYNGEQQCTACGSHDIQGVSRVTGYLSLDERFGKGKYEERADRVSQENGSYVYNI
- a CDS encoding MBL fold metallo-hydrolase, which translates into the protein MELTWLGHSSFLIKDSKNRLILTDPFNNQVGYDTYKGNADFVTISHSHFDHSYIDEIKGNPSIIKESGTYNFDNLNIIGFNSYHDKQQGAVRGKNTIFTFEVDSYRLCHLGDIGYILNDDEITALGPIDILLIPVGGNFTIDGKEAEKLCHKINSSIIIPMHYKTSILTLPLDGVENFIRAMKSGERINSSTIHFHKKLQGLNEVKILTI